ATGCGGCGCAGGAGCTGGACCTGCTTGAAAGAAGCCTCCGGGATGAGCAGTTCCTCGCGGCGGGTGCCGGAGCGGGGGATATCGATGGCCGGGAAGACGCGGCGTTCGGCCAGGCGGCGGTCCAGGTGCAGCTCCATGTTGCCGGTGCCCTTGAACTCCTCATAGATGAGGTCATCCATGCGGGAGCCGGTCTCCACCAGGCAGGTGGCGATGATGGTCAATGAACCGCCTTCCGCGGTGTTGCGGGCGGCGCCGAAGAACTTCTTGGCCGGATGCAGGGCGACGGGATCCAGGCCGCCCGAAAGGGTGCGGCCGGAGGGCGGCATAGCCAGGTTGTAGGCGCGGGTGAGGCGGGTGATGCCGTCCAATAGGATGAAAACGTCCTTGCCGCTTTCCACCATGCGCTTGGCGCGCTCAAGAGCCAGTTCCGCGACACGGGTCTGGTTCTCCACGGCCTCGTCGAAGGTGGCGGCCATGACCTCTCCCTTGACGGAGCGGCGCATGTCCGTGACCTCTTCCGGGCGCTCGCCGATGAGGACGACCATCAGGTGGATATCGTTGTAATTGACTGTGGTGGCGTTGGCGATGTTCTTGAGGAGCATCGTCTTGCCGGCCTTGGGCGGTGAGACGACCATGCCGCGCTGGCCGCGGCCGATGGGGGAAACCAGGTTTATCAGGCGGGTGGAAAGCATGTTGGTGTCGGTTTCCAGGTTTATCAGGCGGTCGGGGAAGGTGGGCGTCAGCGAGCCGAAGTACGGGCGGCGCTTGGCAGCTTCCGGATTCAGGTCGTTGATGGCTTCTACCCGCAGCAGGCTGTAATATTTCTCACCCGGCTTGGCGTGGCGCGACTGGCCGATGACCATATCGCCGGTGCGCAGGCCGAAGCGGCGGACCTGGGACTGGGAGACATAAATATCTGAAGGCGAGGGCAGCAGCGACGCCTGGCGCAGGAAGCCGTAACCGTCTGGCATGATCTCCAGGATGCCGGAGCAGAAGATGTTACCCTGCTGTTCCGTGGAAGCCTGCAAAAGCCGCAGTACGATCTCCTGCTTCTTGGCGCCGGTGACGCCGGTCAGCTTCATGCGCTTAGCCAGATCCAGAAGATCCTCACGGCTCATGGTTTCAAGCGTCGAAAGGCCGAGCGGAGGTGGGGGGGGTGGGGGCGGAGTTGGCGCCTGGACGAACGCGGGAGCAGGTGCGAACGCCTGGGGTTGGGCTTCGGCGATAGGCTCCGATTCAGTGGTGTTGTTGGGATCAATTTCGGTCATTGTAAACTCCTGGGTAAATCCTGATATTGATATTTGGTGTTAAGTGTTCGTAGCCCCGCTCTTGGCCCAATCCTCCGCGAACTGCTCGATGCCTTTGTCCGTCAGGGGGTGCTTCAGCATCTGTTCCAGTATCTTGAAAGGGATAGTGGCGATGTGGGCGCCGGCTTTGGCGGCGGCGATGCAGTGCAGGGGGTGACGGATGCTGGCGGCGATGACTTCTGTCGCGAAGCCATACATATCATATATCTCGATGATGTCTTTGACAACCTGCATGCCGTCATGGCCGATATCGTCAAGGCGGCCGAGGAAAGGGCTGATGTAGGTCACGCCAGCGTGGGCAGCCAGGAGCGCCTGGTTGGCGGAAAAACACAGTGTCATATTGACCTGGATACCGTCCTTGGCCAGTTCCCGGGTAGCCTGGAGGCCCTCGGCGTTGGTGGGCAGCTTAACGATCACATTATCCGGCGCCCAGGCGTAAAAACGCTTGCCATCAGCGACCATGTCGGCCACTGTCTCGGAGACGACTTCCACCGAGATGGGGGCGGCTTCCGGCAGGATGGCAGCGATCTCCCTGACCACGGCTTTATAATCCTTATGGCCGGCGCGAGCGACGAGGGTTGGGTTGGTGGTCACGCCGTGAACGACGCCCATGGCGGCACCTTTTTTAATCTCTTCTATTACGGCAGTATCTAAGAATATGCGCATCGAGAACTCCTAAAGGTTGAATTTCAAATAGATTTAAATCTAAAAGCTTCAAGATTCAAAACAATTTTTGGTTTTAACATTTTATATTTGATATTGTTTGGAACTTGAAATATCGGCGCTTGGGATTTATTACGTCGCCAACGGTAGCGCGGCTTGTGCGCCTTCCCTGAGCACCCCCATCGCGGCTCCGATAAAATCCCTGAAGAGGGGCTGCGGTTTGCCGGGGCGGGAGGTGAATTCCGGGTGGAACTGGCAGGCCACCATCCACGGGTGATCCTTGAGTTCGCAGATCTCCACCAGCTTGCGATCCGGCGACAGGCCGGAGAAGGTCATGCCCGCCGCTTCGTACTGCTCCCAGTAGTTGTTGTTGAACTCGAAGCGGTGGCGGTGGCGTTCGTAAATCAAGGCCTGCCCGTAGGCTGCCTCGGCCAGGGTGCCGGGTTTAAGCTGGCAGGGCCAGTTGCCCAATCTCATGGTGCCGCCCTTGCCGCAGATGTCTTTCTGCTCGGGCATGATATCGATGACCGGGTGGGCGGTGCCGGCGTCGAACTCCGTGGAGTTGGCGCGGGCGGCGGCGATGACGTTCCGGCCGTACTCGATGACCATGATCTGAAGGCCCAGGCACAGGCCGAAATATGGGATCTTGTGAATGCGGGCGTACTCCGCGGCCTTGATCATGCCTTCGATGCCGCGGTCGCCGAAGCCGCCGGGTACGATGATGCCCTGGGCGTGATCCAGCAGCCGTTCGCCGCCCGGTTTTTCCAGGTCTTCCGATTGAACCCAGTCTATCTGTACCTTACGGCCATGATGCATGGCGGCATGGGCCAGCGCCTCACGCACCGAGTAATAAGCGTCCCGTAATTCAACGTATTTGCCGACCAGGGCGATGCGCACCGGGTCGCAGGCGCCTTTGAGGCAGTCTATCATCTCACGCCAGGCGTCGAGCTGTGCAGGTCCGGCGGGCAGGGAAAGGCGCCGCACCAGGAAATCACCCAGACCTTCGGACTCAAGCACGAGCGGTACTTCGTAGATAGTTTCCACGGTGGGAGCAAAGATGACGGCTTCACGGTCAACGTCGCAGAAGAGCGATATCTTGTCCCGGATGCCCTCGGAGATGGGCACATCGGAGCGGCAGACGATGACGTCCGGCTGGATACCGATGCGCCGGAGCTCGTTGACGCTGTGTTGCGTCGGCTTGGTCTTGAGTTCCTGGGTGGGTCCGATATAAGGTAAAAGGGTCACATGTATATAAAGCACGTTGTCTCGGCCGACGTCCTTGCGCATCTGGCGGATGGCTTCAAGGAAGGGCTGGCCCTCGATATCGCCGACGGTGCCGCCGACCTCGATAAGCACCACGTCGGCGCCGGATTTATCCGCCAGCTTGTGGAAGCGGGCTTTGATCTCACCGGTCAGGTGGGGCACTACCTGGATGGTGCCGCCCAGGTAATCGCCGCGGCGCTCCTTGGCGATGACGGCGGAATAAACCTGGCCGGAGGTAACGTTGGACTCAGCGGAGAGGTCGATATCGATGAATCGTTCGTAGTTGCCCAGATCCAGATCGGTCTCGGCGCCGTCCTGGGTGACGAATACCTCACCGTGCTGGTAGGGGGACATGGTGCCGGGATCTACGTTCAGATAGGGGTCCAGTTTCTGCACCGAGACACGAACGCCGCGGCTTTTGAGAACGGTGCCGATGCTGGCGACGGTAATACCCTTGCCTACGGAACTTACCACGCCGCCGGTTACGAAAATATACTTAGCCATTTAACTGCATATCGAACGTCCTGAAGAAGTAATTGTGATGTTCATCGGGAAACGGACTTGTTGGGGAAATTTCTTAAGCCCGTAGCTTATTATAGGTGCGGGTACGAGGGTTGTCAACAATAGAAATTGCTTTCAGTGGGCAGTTTTTAGTTATCAGTTGGGGGAGGAGGGACGAATACTATCAATATTACCAATACTGCCAAATCAAATTTCCAATGGGGGGGGTGGGGATAGGAGCGGGTTAGCATCGTGCCAGGGTTCTTATCAGATTGCCACAGTGCCTTTGGCGCTTCGCAATGACATGGGATG
This Dehalogenimonas sp. THU2 DNA region includes the following protein-coding sequences:
- the rho gene encoding transcription termination factor Rho gives rise to the protein MTEIDPNNTTESEPIAEAQPQAFAPAPAFVQAPTPPPPPPPPLGLSTLETMSREDLLDLAKRMKLTGVTGAKKQEIVLRLLQASTEQQGNIFCSGILEIMPDGYGFLRQASLLPSPSDIYVSQSQVRRFGLRTGDMVIGQSRHAKPGEKYYSLLRVEAINDLNPEAAKRRPYFGSLTPTFPDRLINLETDTNMLSTRLINLVSPIGRGQRGMVVSPPKAGKTMLLKNIANATTVNYNDIHLMVVLIGERPEEVTDMRRSVKGEVMAATFDEAVENQTRVAELALERAKRMVESGKDVFILLDGITRLTRAYNLAMPPSGRTLSGGLDPVALHPAKKFFGAARNTAEGGSLTIIATCLVETGSRMDDLIYEEFKGTGNMELHLDRRLAERRVFPAIDIPRSGTRREELLIPEASFKQVQLLRRMVGIIADDSNNFAEVTERVLDKLKRSKNNAEFLTNLTREKA
- the fsa gene encoding fructose-6-phosphate aldolase: MRIFLDTAVIEEIKKGAAMGVVHGVTTNPTLVARAGHKDYKAVVREIAAILPEAAPISVEVVSETVADMVADGKRFYAWAPDNVIVKLPTNAEGLQATRELAKDGIQVNMTLCFSANQALLAAHAGVTYISPFLGRLDDIGHDGMQVVKDIIEIYDMYGFATEVIAASIRHPLHCIAAAKAGAHIATIPFKILEQMLKHPLTDKGIEQFAEDWAKSGATNT
- a CDS encoding CTP synthase, which translates into the protein MAKYIFVTGGVVSSVGKGITVASIGTVLKSRGVRVSVQKLDPYLNVDPGTMSPYQHGEVFVTQDGAETDLDLGNYERFIDIDLSAESNVTSGQVYSAVIAKERRGDYLGGTIQVVPHLTGEIKARFHKLADKSGADVVLIEVGGTVGDIEGQPFLEAIRQMRKDVGRDNVLYIHVTLLPYIGPTQELKTKPTQHSVNELRRIGIQPDVIVCRSDVPISEGIRDKISLFCDVDREAVIFAPTVETIYEVPLVLESEGLGDFLVRRLSLPAGPAQLDAWREMIDCLKGACDPVRIALVGKYVELRDAYYSVREALAHAAMHHGRKVQIDWVQSEDLEKPGGERLLDHAQGIIVPGGFGDRGIEGMIKAAEYARIHKIPYFGLCLGLQIMVIEYGRNVIAAARANSTEFDAGTAHPVIDIMPEQKDICGKGGTMRLGNWPCQLKPGTLAEAAYGQALIYERHRHRFEFNNNYWEQYEAAGMTFSGLSPDRKLVEICELKDHPWMVACQFHPEFTSRPGKPQPLFRDFIGAAMGVLREGAQAALPLAT